The Vicinamibacterales bacterium genome contains the following window.
AGAACGTGACGAGGCGTGACCTGTTGAATCCCGCGTCGACGTTCCCGAGGTTAGCGATGGTGCGGATGAGCAGACCCGCACCAGCCACGAGAATGACCGCCAAGGCCACTTCGACCACCACCAGGCTGCGGCGTATGTAATGCCGTGTCCCCCCAGTGGCGCCTTTGGTGCCCGCATCCGTGAGTGCGGCCGCGACACCCTTCATGCCGATGTGCCGAAGCTGTACGAGTCCGAAGAACACGCTCGTCGCGATGGCTACGCCACTGGCAAAGAGCAGCACGGGGAGATCGACACTGACCTCGCCCGATCGGGGCAGTGCCATGGGGTACGCCTGCGTCAGGGCATGAAGACCGACGCGCGCGATCCACAGCGCCGCTGCGCCACCGATGATCGACAGCATTGCGCCTTCCGCGATGGACTGCGTCAGCAGCCGGCCCCGGGTTGCGCCAAGCGCCATCCGCACCGCAAGTTCACGGCGGCGCATGGCGACACGCGCCGCCAGGAGGTTCGCGAGATTGGCGCAGACGATCAATAGCACCAAGCCAGCCGCGACCTGCAGCATCCAGATCGCCCGGCTGGCAGGGCTGACGATCTGATCGTGGAGAGGTGACATTTGCAGGACATGACCGGCATCCGGATTCGATGCCCGGGCCGCGCCATCGGTGGGCAAGGGCGCAAACATGTGATCGCTGACCCCGACACGTTCACCCCACCCTTCGTTGAGCGTCTTCAGTTCCGTCTGGGCTGCCTCCGCCGTCACCTGGTCTTTCAGGCGGCCGATCACGTGGAGATAGTGCGCGCGTCGGCTCCTGAGCTCCGACGGGCCCAACCCCAGCGGTAACCAGATCTCCGTCCGATGGTTCAAGACATCCGCGCCGGGCGGCATGATGCCGATTACCTCGCGGGGCCGACTGTTCACTTCCACCGTTTTCCCGATCATCGGCTGTCCGCCAAAGGCGGTCTGCCACAACTCGTGCGAGAGAATCGCGACGGGTGCCGTAGGCGCTGCGGGATCGGGACGACCAGTCTCTCCGGGGGCAAACAAACGTCCCTGCGCAGCCTGCAGGCCGAGCGCATCGAACAAATGCTCGTCCACGTTCGCGCTGCGCACCCTCCGGGCGCGGTCAGGCGCCGTGAGGTTCACTTCGCCGGCGCCCGGCGCAAACGCTCCGATCGCGGTAAACGATCGGTTGACCTCGCGCAATTCCTTGTACTCGGGCGGGGACAACGTGACCGCTCCCGTGCCCACTGCGGGGTGTTGCGCGCTCACGTACATCAACCGCTCGGAACTGGGGTACGGCAACGGGCGCAGGATGACGCCGTTCAGGATCGAAAAGATGGCGGCATTGGCGCCGATCCCGAGCACCATGGTGAGAACGGCGGTGGCTGAGAAACCCGGGGCGCGTCGGAGCACGCGCGCGGCGAAGCGGACGTCCTTGCAGGCGTGCTCGAACCACGTCGCGATCACCGCGTCGAGCGCCCGCTCTCGGTACGCATGCGGATTGCCGAACCGCGTCCTCGCATTGCGCCGCGCCTGGTCGGCGGTCAAGCCTT
Protein-coding sequences here:
- a CDS encoding ABC transporter permease, coding for MSRLRRLWNVVRRSRMDDDLRHELDTHVALIEEEERRQGLTADQARRNARTRFGNPHAYRERALDAVIATWFEHACKDVRFAARVLRRAPGFSATAVLTMVLGIGANAAIFSILNGVILRPLPYPSSERLMYVSAQHPAVGTGAVTLSPPEYKELREVNRSFTAIGAFAPGAGEVNLTAPDRARRVRSANVDEHLFDALGLQAAQGRLFAPGETGRPDPAAPTAPVAILSHELWQTAFGGQPMIGKTVEVNSRPREVIGIMPPGADVLNHRTEIWLPLGLGPSELRSRRAHYLHVIGRLKDQVTAEAAQTELKTLNEGWGERVGVSDHMFAPLPTDGAARASNPDAGHVLQMSPLHDQIVSPASRAIWMLQVAAGLVLLIVCANLANLLAARVAMRRRELAVRMALGATRGRLLTQSIAEGAMLSIIGGAAALWIARVGLHALTQAYPMALPRSGEVSVDLPVLLFASGVAIATSVFFGLVQLRHIGMKGVAAALTDAGTKGATGGTRHYIRRSLVVVEVALAVILVAGAGLLIRTIANLGNVDAGFNRSRLVTFSITLPGATYPDMTRQVQTFLRLLDALRAVPGVEAATAMSGLPPHRPVLKMNTRIENATTPSVGPFHIVDYYQSVMPGYFETMGIPIVRGRGFQSTDTASSGLVVVVNERFAARFWKGLDPIGQRVKPGNDQAPWFTVVGVAKDVKQGGLDQDTGTELYKSVLQPQSASPSHVVLRTTLAPAALSQTIERVVREMDPAVPVVRLRDMEAVFAESIQRPRFLAQLLGLFAGLALLVAAIGTYGVISSLVAERRRELGIRLALGASRSAVLAHVMREGLLLTAIGVVVGLAGAFGLSRLIASLLFGVTPTDVPTVAGVTATMIIVAVVACLLPAWRASRLDPNAVLKV